Proteins co-encoded in one Malus sylvestris chromosome 9, drMalSylv7.2, whole genome shotgun sequence genomic window:
- the LOC126583919 gene encoding uncharacterized protein LOC126583919, whose protein sequence is MAIQSYDMLLKNFTLSSPYVPYTSMIVGIFACKLVYDLNHLLSAAYFKSYSNLSKMQRIEWNNRAISTIHALFITAMSLYLVFWSDLYSDQELKAFVTLQSSPLSTFALGVSVGYFLTDLAMIFWFYPALGGMEYVVHHLLSITSVAYAMLTGEGQLYTYMILISETTTPGINLRWYLDTTGMKRSRTYLINGVVIFIAWLVARIVLFMYLFYHLYLHYEQVKQMHIIGRLLAFAVPPMLAVMNVMWFWKILKGLKKTLAKRQ, encoded by the exons ATGGCAATCCAATCGTACGACATGTTGCTGAAGAATTTCACACTCTCCAGCCCTTATGTTCCCTACACGTCGATGATTGTGGGTATTTTCGCTTGCAAATTG GTTTATGATCTTAACCACTTGCTTAGTGCTGCTTACTTTAAGAGCTATTCTAACCTTTCAAAGATGCAACGCATTGAGTGGAATAATCG GGCTATATCAACTATTCATGCCCTTTTTATCACTGCTATGTCATTGTACTTGGTATTTTGGTCAGATCTTTATTCTGATCAGGAGCTTAAAGCTTTCGTTACGCTGCAGAGTTCCCCACTGTCTACATTTGCATTGGGA GTTTCAGTTGGGTACTTTCTCACTGACCTTGCGATGATCTTTTGGTTTTACCCTGCTCTAGGTGGAATGGAATAT GtggttcatcatcttctttctATAACATCGGTAGCATATGCTATGTTGACTGGCGAGGGACAGCTTTATACCTACATGATTCTTATCTCTGAGACAACTACCCCCGGTATCAACTTGAGATG GTATCTTGACACGACTGGAATGAAGCGGTCCAGAACATATTTGATTAATGGGGTTGTAATATTCATTGCTTGGTTG GTGGCGAGAATAGTCTTGTTCATGTATCTGTTCTACCATCTCTACCTGCACTATGAACAG GTTAAACAAATGCACATAATTGGGAGACTCTTAGCTTTCGCAGTGCCACCAATGCTAGCGGTCATGAATGTGATGTGGTTTTGGAAGATTTTGAAGGGATTGAAGAAGACATTAGCAAAGAGGCAGTGA